The following proteins are encoded in a genomic region of Clostridium kluyveri:
- a CDS encoding sensor domain-containing diguanylate cyclase, which produces MKKLKRIILDSEEILIEKILKYAKERNYVKYTSTLKEAWRMSISGLSESLIKAIEKNNSILEMGPDDDFTKSEVAKFGVLEAQKHRSRGVTLGMFLGLMKYYQQAYIDIIDESNFSLKEKKYFSQYIKRYFDHIELGFTIEWAGLSGKQELEELQKSNREMTNEKNKYLTVFESIYDPIILVDRDNNIENINYRAAEVFLNAAVPGTKYYGNVNIDGKLAWINEEVSKFVNSNKDEILQEKTIETKIGEKTFLVKFKKMLDVSEKYRGTVIIFNDITQRIKIERELKIKNEQLKYYASTDCMTGVLNRRTGLMTLEKELSLVCKGDRPLSVCFVDIDGLKKINDTYGHVEGDWVINFIVSNIKLLVRKIDTVSRMGGDEFLIIFPNCCEEDAEKIIKRICCGLKQHKKPFKCSFSYGIIEITKDSKFSVNDVIKVSDEKMYKNKLSKNISRE; this is translated from the coding sequence ATGAAAAAATTAAAAAGAATAATTTTAGATAGTGAGGAAATTCTCATAGAAAAAATTTTGAAATATGCAAAAGAACGAAATTATGTAAAATATACTTCAACTTTAAAAGAGGCATGGCGAATGTCAATATCAGGGCTTTCGGAATCCCTTATAAAAGCCATTGAAAAAAATAACTCTATCCTTGAGATGGGACCAGATGATGATTTTACTAAAAGTGAAGTTGCTAAATTTGGGGTTTTAGAAGCACAAAAACATCGTTCAAGGGGTGTTACATTAGGCATGTTTCTAGGACTTATGAAATATTATCAACAAGCATATATAGATATTATTGATGAAAGTAATTTTTCACTTAAAGAAAAGAAATACTTTTCCCAGTATATTAAAAGATATTTTGACCATATAGAATTGGGCTTTACTATAGAGTGGGCAGGATTATCTGGAAAACAAGAGTTAGAAGAGCTTCAGAAATCAAATAGAGAAATGACAAATGAAAAGAATAAATACCTAACTGTCTTTGAAAGTATTTATGATCCTATTATACTTGTAGATAGAGATAATAATATTGAAAATATAAATTATAGAGCAGCAGAAGTTTTTTTAAATGCGGCTGTTCCAGGAACAAAATATTATGGAAATGTGAATATAGATGGGAAATTAGCATGGATAAATGAAGAAGTTAGTAAATTTGTTAATTCAAATAAAGATGAAATTTTACAGGAGAAAACAATTGAAACTAAAATTGGTGAAAAAACTTTTTTAGTAAAATTTAAGAAAATGCTTGATGTAAGTGAAAAGTATAGAGGGACTGTTATTATATTTAATGACATAACCCAAAGAATAAAAATAGAAAGAGAATTAAAAATTAAAAATGAACAACTTAAATATTATGCATCTACTGACTGTATGACAGGAGTTTTAAATCGCAGAACAGGGCTTATGACATTGGAAAAGGAACTATCTCTAGTATGTAAGGGGGATAGACCTTTATCCGTATGTTTTGTAGATATAGATGGATTGAAAAAAATTAATGACACCTATGGTCACGTAGAAGGAGACTGGGTGATTAATTTTATTGTGTCAAATATTAAATTACTGGTAAGAAAGATAGATACGGTGAGCCGCATGGGTGGAGATGAGTTTCTCATAATTTTTCCAAATTGTTGTGAAGAGGATGCTGAAAAAATAATCAAGAGGATATGTTGTGGATTGAAACAGCATAAAAAGCCTTTTAAATGTTCTTTTAGCTATGGAATAATAGAAATAACAAAAGACAGCAAATTCAGTGTCAATGATGTAATTAAAGTTTCAGATGAAAAGATGTATAAGAATAAATTATCAAAAAACATATCAAGGGAATGA
- a CDS encoding magnesium transporter CorA family protein: MRILNIDNNFREIDGDIELMDNHYWIILSIDEIDRLDNFISVDRETINECKSFSQVPKISFFDGYIFLICNVLNYVEEIVMAKELNVFLSRNYIITVYKDRIDILDILIKDINDSKNCFVLKDNPKVCILLYYILDRIVVRNHDIISELEVEADRIEISILKNPRHEQIDNLITLRRQVYKIRKYLSPLIYIGDSLVINDNLVIDKESMKYFINLNKKIEKLMSSLESLVQDLALVREAFESEIANKTNELMKIFTVIATIFLPLNLISSMYGMNLKGIPFVERDNGCHYVILIMVVVAITLICVFKRKKWL; encoded by the coding sequence GTGAGAATATTAAATATAGACAATAATTTCCGGGAAATTGATGGGGATATTGAGCTCATGGATAATCATTATTGGATAATTTTATCTATAGATGAAATTGACAGACTGGATAATTTTATATCTGTAGATAGAGAAACCATAAATGAGTGTAAAAGTTTTTCACAGGTACCAAAAATAAGTTTTTTTGATGGATATATTTTTTTAATATGTAATGTACTTAACTACGTAGAAGAAATAGTGATGGCTAAAGAATTAAATGTATTTTTAAGTAGAAATTATATTATAACTGTATATAAGGACAGAATTGATATATTAGATATTCTAATAAAGGATATAAACGATTCTAAAAATTGTTTTGTACTGAAAGACAATCCAAAGGTGTGTATACTTCTCTATTATATTTTAGACAGGATAGTAGTTAGAAACCATGATATAATATCTGAACTGGAAGTTGAAGCAGACAGAATTGAAATAAGCATTTTGAAAAATCCAAGACATGAACAAATAGACAATTTAATAACTCTTAGAAGACAGGTCTATAAGATAAGAAAATATTTAAGTCCTCTTATATACATAGGAGATAGTTTAGTTATAAATGATAACCTTGTAATTGATAAAGAGAGCATGAAGTATTTTATAAATTTAAATAAGAAAATAGAGAAACTTATGTCTTCTCTTGAAAGTTTAGTTCAGGATTTAGCTTTGGTTAGAGAAGCTTTTGAATCAGAAATAGCCAATAAAACCAATGAACTTATGAAAATTTTCACAGTAATAGCAACTATATTTTTGCCTTTAAATTTAATAAGCAGCATGTATGGTATGAACTTAAAAGGAATACCATTTGTAGAACGGGATAATGGATGTCATTATGTAATATTAATTATGGTAGTTGTAGCCATAACTCTTATATGTGTATTTAAGAGAAAAAAATGGCTTTAA